In the genome of Pseudomonas sp. B33.4, the window GGTTTCTTGATGAACGCCACCGGATGCTTGACCCCGGAGGTCTCGGGCGTTTCATAGCCGGACATGACCATCACCGGTTTGTCCGGCCAGCGGTCGCCGACCAGATTGGCCAGATCAGCGCCATTGAGGGTGCCGGGCATGGTGATGTCGGTCAGTAGCAACGCCACGTTCGGGGCGTTCTGCTCAAGATAAAGTGATGCGGCGTCGGCACTGGTCTGCGGCTCGACCTTGAAACCTTCCTCCTGAAGAATTTCGCAGAGAAACTCCAGAATCAACGGATCATCCTCAACCACCAGAATCAATCCGTCAGGAAGGTGCGCGTCCGCCGTCGGTGTTGGGCACATGGAACTGCACTCCCTGAATTGCATTAACGATTTAGCGGCTTGAATCCGCTGCTTAACTGGTATGAGCAGCGGGCTCTGCAGAAATTCATTTTTGATACAGCTCTTTTGCGAAACGGCGCTTTTGCCCGTCAGCGGCAATCGTTCGCGGCGATGTATTTGTGGTTAAAATGCCGGCCCTTTTGCTTGCCGATCCTGACCGATGACCCCTGAAGCCCTCGCCACCCTCCACGCCCATCTGCTGCCGGCCCTCGCGGCAGC includes:
- a CDS encoding response regulator, which codes for MCPTPTADAHLPDGLILVVEDDPLILEFLCEILQEEGFKVEPQTSADAASLYLEQNAPNVALLLTDITMPGTLNGADLANLVGDRWPDKPVMVMSGYETPETSGVKHPVAFIKKPWAIGQLLDCVDSAFKSKAPRLH